A DNA window from Daucus carota subsp. sativus chromosome 3, DH1 v3.0, whole genome shotgun sequence contains the following coding sequences:
- the LOC135151614 gene encoding uncharacterized protein LOC135151614 produces MGFNPLFTILKDNKLTGPNYIEWKRNLDIVLTAEEYKFCTYEPKPEQPAADAPDEEKEYYKRWTKADEMSRCYILAAMSGVLQHQHQAMATASDMLFNLKEHFGDQNRAARQVAMKALMNTQMAEGTPVRDHVLKMMSHLNEIEILGAELDGETQIDIILMSLPKSFEQFRLNYNMNKRQYSLAELLTELQAAEGLFRQSVQVNVAEKGSSSKPKGNKKKKKAQTQKAVKAVGVQGGVKKPKGKCYRCKQ; encoded by the coding sequence atggggtttaatccactgttcaccatacttaaggataacaaacttaccggacctaactatattgaatggaaacgtaatttggacattgtgttgactgctgaggagtacaagttttgcacttatgaacccaagcctgagcagcccgctgctgatgctcctgatgaggagaaagagtattataagcggtggacaaaggctgatgagatgtcgcgatgttacattctggcagcaatgtcgggtgttttgcagcatcagcatcaggctatggccactgcttcggatatgctctttaatctcaaggaacattttggagatcagaatagggctgctaggcaagtagccatgaaggctttaatgaacactcagatggctgaaggtacacctgtaagggatcatgttctcaagatgatgtcacatctgaatgagatagagatccttggtgcagagcttgacggggaaacccagattgacattatccttatgagcttgcccaagagttttgagcagttccgcttgaattacaacatgaacaagaggcagtatagtcttgcggaactgctgacagaacttcaggcagctgaaggattatttcgccagagtgttcaagtgaatgtggctgagaaaggttcttcctctaagccgaaaggcaataagaagaagaaaaaggctcagacacagaaagctgtgaaggcagtgggagttcaaggtggtgtgaaaaagcctaaagggaagtgctaccggtgcaagcag